In Phragmites australis chromosome 16, lpPhrAust1.1, whole genome shotgun sequence, one DNA window encodes the following:
- the LOC133896441 gene encoding phosphatidylinositol-3-phosphatase SAC1-like isoform X3, which produces MAAGAEADDPSAAAATLEKFRLYETRARFYVIGSSREKRWFRVLKIDRSEPSELNVSEDLVWYSLQEVKSLLQRIDEGNRSTGGLTFVTKAYGIAGCIKFLESYYLILVTKRRQIGCICGQAIYCIDESQMITIPHSSVQTDIATSKNELRYKKLLASVDLTKDFFYSYTYSIMQSLQQNVTSAGMKAMPYENLFVWNTFLTEPIRSRCHNTLWTVALVHGHFKQVKLSIFGREINVVLISRRSRHFAGTRYLKRGVNDHGKVANDVETEQIVFEEEAGSCKGRMSAVVQMRGSIPLFWSQEASRFSPKPDIFVQRYDPTYEATKMHFDDLAQRYGHPIIILNLIKTVEKRPREMMLRREYFNAVGYLNQNVPEERKLRFIHWDFHKFAKSKSANVLGVLGGVAGEALDLTGFYYSGKPKVQKRRTTQLSQTSTARDGSLEIRASSGDLSRLSSNADALSSTAFQDMRNEANKQEPLGDTPCYQTGVLRTNCIDCLDRTNVAQYAYGLAALGRQLHAMGLTDVPKIHPDSSIASALMEMYQSMGDALAHQYGGSAAHNTVFTERQGKWKATTQSREFLKSIKRYYSNAYTDGEKQDAINLFLGYFQPQEGKPALWELDTDYYLHVTTAGDDLMFDSYHLSSAPGNVFAGSGAALNPGTTLSPVPALRYSLKAQTGCLVKENTRRQFQLQDLPRLKIRTRETKMTRVSLFVGN; this is translated from the exons ATGGCGGCGGGGGCGGAGGCGGACGAcccgtcggcagcggcggcgacgcTGGAGAAGTTCCGCCTCTACGAGACCCGCGCC AGGTTCTACGTGATCGGGAGCTCGCGCGAGAAGCGGTGGTTCCGGGTGCTCAAGATCGACCGCTCCGAGCCGTCGGAGCTCAACGTCAGCGAGGACCTCGTCTGGTACTCGCTGCAGGAGGTTAAGAGCCTCCTCCAGCGCATCGACGAGGGCAACCGCTCCACCGGGGGGCTCACCTTCGTCACCAAGGCGTACGGCATCGCAG GCTGCATCAAGTTCCTGGAGTCATATTACCTGATTTTAGTTACCAAGCGCCGCCAAATTGGTTGCATTTGTGGACAAGCTATATATTGTATAGATGAGAGCCAGATGATAACCATCCCACACTCATCGGTGCAGACGGATATCGCAACCTCTAAGAATGAGCTGAG GTACAAGAAGCTTTTGGCTAGTGTTGATCTCACCAAGGATTTCTTCTATAGCTACACGTATTCCATCATGCAGAGCTTGCAACAGAATGTCACTTCTGCTGGGATGAAGGCAATGccttatgaaaatttatttgtcTGGAATACTTTCCTGACAGAGCCAATTCGATCAAGGTGCCACAATACCCTCTGGACAGTAGCTCTTGTCCATGGGCACTTCAAGCAG GTGAAGCTGTCAATTTTTGGCAGGGAGATAAACGTTGTCCTCATCTCTAGAAGATCCCGACACTTTGCTGGGACACG GTATTTAAAAAGAGGCGTGAATGACCATGGAAAAGTTGCTAATGATGTCGAAACCGAGCAGATAGTATTTGAAGAGGAAGCTGGTTCCTGTAAGGGAAGAATGAGTGCTGTAGTACAGATGCGAGGATCAATCCCTCTCTTTTGGTCACAAGAGGCTTCACGATTTAGTCCTAAGCCTGATATTTTTG TTCAGAGATACGATCCTACATATGAAGCAACCAAAATGCATTTTGATGACCTTGCCCAGCGATATGGACATCCTATCATAATACTCAATTTGATAAAG ACTGTTGAAAAAAGGCCACGCGAAATGATGCTCAGGCGTGAATATTTTAATGCGGTTGGATATCTTAATCAAAATGTCCCAGAAGAGAGGAAATTGAGATTCATTCACTGGGATTTTCATAAATTTGCTAAAAG CAAATCTGCAAATGTACTGGGTGTTTTAGGAGGTGTAGCTGGTGAAGCACTGGACCTTACTGGCTTTTACTACAGTGGAAAGccaaaagtccagaaaagaagGACAACTCAGCTTAGTCAAACTAGCACTGCAAG GGATGGTTCCCTTGAAATAAGAGCTAGTTCTGGAGATCTTTCAAGGCTCTCGAGTAATGCTGATGCACTTAGTTCTACAGCCTTTCAGGATATGAGGAATGAGGCTAACAAACAAGAGCCTCTTGGTGATACTCCTTGTTATCAAACTGGAGTTCTTCGTACAAATTGCATAGACTGCCTGGATCGCACAAATGTTGCACAGTATGCTTATGGCCTTGCTGCTTTGGGGAGGCAACTTCATGCAATGGGACTGACAGATGTTCCAAAAATCCACCCTGATAGCAGCATTGCTTCAGCTTTAATGGAAATGTACCAGAGCATGGGTGATGCACTTGCTCATCAGTATGGAGGATCTGCGGCACATAACACA GTTTTCACTGAGAGGCAAGGGAAGTGGAAGGCTACTACTCAGTCTCGGGAGTTCCTGAAATCAATTAAACGGTATTACAGTAATGCCTACACTGATGGTGAGAAACAAGATGCTATAAATCT ATTTCTGGGATATTTTCAACCTCAAGAAGGAAAACCAGCTCTTTGGGAGCTGGATACTGATTATTATCTTCATGTGACAACAGCTGGGGATGATCTTATGTTTGATAGCTACCATTTGAG TTCCGCACCTGGAAATGTGTTTGCGGGATCTGGAGCTGCATTGAACCCTGGAACCACATTGAGCCCTGTTCCAGCAT TGAGATACAGCTTAAAAGCCCAAACTGGTTGTTTGGTCAAAGAAAACACACGGCGACAATTCCAACTACAAGACTTGCCCCGGTTGAAAATTCGAACGAGGGAAACAAAGATGACTCGAGTGTCTCTCTTTGTGGGGAACTGA
- the LOC133896441 gene encoding phosphatidylinositol-3-phosphatase SAC1-like isoform X1, whose amino-acid sequence MAAGAEADDPSAAAATLEKFRLYETRARFYVIGSSREKRWFRVLKIDRSEPSELNVSEDLVWYSLQEVKSLLQRIDEGNRSTGGLTFVTKAYGIAGCIKFLESYYLILVTKRRQIGCICGQAIYCIDESQMITIPHSSVQTDIATSKNELRYKKLLASVDLTKDFFYSYTYSIMQSLQQNVTSAGMKAMPYENLFVWNTFLTEPIRSRCHNTLWTVALVHGHFKQVKLSIFGREINVVLISRRSRHFAGTRYLKRGVNDHGKVANDVETEQIVFEEEAGSCKGRMSAVVQMRGSIPLFWSQEASRFSPKPDIFVQRYDPTYEATKMHFDDLAQRYGHPIIILNLIKTVEKRPREMMLRREYFNAVGYLNQNVPEERKLRFIHWDFHKFAKSKSANVLGVLGGVAGEALDLTGFYYSGKPKVQKRRTTQLSQTSTARDGSLEIRASSGDLSRLSSNADALSSTAFQDMRNEANKQEPLGDTPCYQTGVLRTNCIDCLDRTNVAQYAYGLAALGRQLHAMGLTDVPKIHPDSSIASALMEMYQSMGDALAHQYGGSAAHNTVFTERQGKWKATTQSREFLKSIKRYYSNAYTDGEKQDAINLFLGYFQPQEGKPALWELDTDYYLHVTTAGDDLMFDSYHLSSAPGNVFAGSGAALNPGTTLSPVPACKEDFSRMKLTSFDKLIERTCSSIRNVRLHCDADLRPILGVGTSGMAPDAAEIQLKSPNWLFGQRKHTATIPTTRLAPVENSNEGNKDDSSVSLCGELTWLSSSADSCEEDIFRRYLAFTTADVENGWYGGTLIYDQDEKSGAYKHYSELCQGPVMDPFEHDPEKERHYAEALSVDIDITNDAQVETEMQAALDDYQIIGSDLSIIPSCGTLAEDPSQLTRWIIGDEKLRVGTAQ is encoded by the exons ATGGCGGCGGGGGCGGAGGCGGACGAcccgtcggcagcggcggcgacgcTGGAGAAGTTCCGCCTCTACGAGACCCGCGCC AGGTTCTACGTGATCGGGAGCTCGCGCGAGAAGCGGTGGTTCCGGGTGCTCAAGATCGACCGCTCCGAGCCGTCGGAGCTCAACGTCAGCGAGGACCTCGTCTGGTACTCGCTGCAGGAGGTTAAGAGCCTCCTCCAGCGCATCGACGAGGGCAACCGCTCCACCGGGGGGCTCACCTTCGTCACCAAGGCGTACGGCATCGCAG GCTGCATCAAGTTCCTGGAGTCATATTACCTGATTTTAGTTACCAAGCGCCGCCAAATTGGTTGCATTTGTGGACAAGCTATATATTGTATAGATGAGAGCCAGATGATAACCATCCCACACTCATCGGTGCAGACGGATATCGCAACCTCTAAGAATGAGCTGAG GTACAAGAAGCTTTTGGCTAGTGTTGATCTCACCAAGGATTTCTTCTATAGCTACACGTATTCCATCATGCAGAGCTTGCAACAGAATGTCACTTCTGCTGGGATGAAGGCAATGccttatgaaaatttatttgtcTGGAATACTTTCCTGACAGAGCCAATTCGATCAAGGTGCCACAATACCCTCTGGACAGTAGCTCTTGTCCATGGGCACTTCAAGCAG GTGAAGCTGTCAATTTTTGGCAGGGAGATAAACGTTGTCCTCATCTCTAGAAGATCCCGACACTTTGCTGGGACACG GTATTTAAAAAGAGGCGTGAATGACCATGGAAAAGTTGCTAATGATGTCGAAACCGAGCAGATAGTATTTGAAGAGGAAGCTGGTTCCTGTAAGGGAAGAATGAGTGCTGTAGTACAGATGCGAGGATCAATCCCTCTCTTTTGGTCACAAGAGGCTTCACGATTTAGTCCTAAGCCTGATATTTTTG TTCAGAGATACGATCCTACATATGAAGCAACCAAAATGCATTTTGATGACCTTGCCCAGCGATATGGACATCCTATCATAATACTCAATTTGATAAAG ACTGTTGAAAAAAGGCCACGCGAAATGATGCTCAGGCGTGAATATTTTAATGCGGTTGGATATCTTAATCAAAATGTCCCAGAAGAGAGGAAATTGAGATTCATTCACTGGGATTTTCATAAATTTGCTAAAAG CAAATCTGCAAATGTACTGGGTGTTTTAGGAGGTGTAGCTGGTGAAGCACTGGACCTTACTGGCTTTTACTACAGTGGAAAGccaaaagtccagaaaagaagGACAACTCAGCTTAGTCAAACTAGCACTGCAAG GGATGGTTCCCTTGAAATAAGAGCTAGTTCTGGAGATCTTTCAAGGCTCTCGAGTAATGCTGATGCACTTAGTTCTACAGCCTTTCAGGATATGAGGAATGAGGCTAACAAACAAGAGCCTCTTGGTGATACTCCTTGTTATCAAACTGGAGTTCTTCGTACAAATTGCATAGACTGCCTGGATCGCACAAATGTTGCACAGTATGCTTATGGCCTTGCTGCTTTGGGGAGGCAACTTCATGCAATGGGACTGACAGATGTTCCAAAAATCCACCCTGATAGCAGCATTGCTTCAGCTTTAATGGAAATGTACCAGAGCATGGGTGATGCACTTGCTCATCAGTATGGAGGATCTGCGGCACATAACACA GTTTTCACTGAGAGGCAAGGGAAGTGGAAGGCTACTACTCAGTCTCGGGAGTTCCTGAAATCAATTAAACGGTATTACAGTAATGCCTACACTGATGGTGAGAAACAAGATGCTATAAATCT ATTTCTGGGATATTTTCAACCTCAAGAAGGAAAACCAGCTCTTTGGGAGCTGGATACTGATTATTATCTTCATGTGACAACAGCTGGGGATGATCTTATGTTTGATAGCTACCATTTGAG TTCCGCACCTGGAAATGTGTTTGCGGGATCTGGAGCTGCATTGAACCCTGGAACCACATTGAGCCCTGTTCCAGCATGTAAGGAGGATTTCTCAAGGATGAAACTTACTTCATTTGACAAACTTATAGAAAGGACATGTAGTTCAATAAGGAATGTAAGGCTTCACTGTGATGCTGATTTAAGGCCAATTTTAGGTGTTGGAACTTCTGGAATGGCTCCAGATGCAGc TGAGATACAGCTTAAAAGCCCAAACTGGTTGTTTGGTCAAAGAAAACACACGGCGACAATTCCAACTACAAGACTTGCCCCGGTTGAAAATTCGAACGAGGGAAACAAAGATGACTCGAGTGTCTCTCTTTGTGGGGAACTGACTTGGCTATCCTCCTCAGCTGACTCATGCGAGGAGGACATTTTCAGAAG GTATCTTGCCTTCACAACAGCGGATGTAGAGAACGGCTGGTATGGTGGAACACTGATATATGACCAAGATGAAAAAAGTGGGGCTTACAAACATTATTCTGAACTTTGCCAG GGACCTGTCATGGATCCTTTCGAGCATGATCCGGAGAAAGAGCGGCATTATGCAGAGGCCCTTAGCGTGGATATTGACATTACAAATGATGCGCAGGTAGAGACAGAAATGCAAGCCGCACTGGATGACTACCAGATCATAGGGTCGGACCTCAGCATCATCCCTTCATGCGGAACACTTGCCGAGGATCCAAGCCAGCTGACGAGGTGGATCATTGGAGATGAGAAGCTGCGCGTTGGCACTGCACAGTAG
- the LOC133896441 gene encoding phosphatidylinositol-3-phosphatase SAC1-like isoform X2, with translation MAAGAEADDPSAAAATLEKFRLYETRARFYVIGSSREKRWFRVLKIDRSEPSELNVSEDLVWYSLQEVKSLLQRIDEGNRSTGGLTFVTKAYGIAGCIKFLESYYLILVTKRRQIGCICGQAIYCIDESQMITIPHSSVQTDIATSKNELRYKKLLASVDLTKDFFYSYTYSIMQSLQQNVTSAGMKAMPYENLFVWNTFLTEPIRSRCHNTLWTVALVHGHFKQVKLSIFGREINVVLISRRSRHFAGTRYLKRGVNDHGKVANDVETEQIVFEEEAGSCKGRMSAVVQMRGSIPLFWSQEASRFSPKPDIFVQRYDPTYEATKMHFDDLAQRYGHPIIILNLIKTVEKRPREMMLRREYFNAVGYLNQNVPEERKLRFIHWDFHKFAKSKSANVLGVLGGVAGEALDLTGFYYSGKPKVQKRRTTQLSQTSTARDGSLEIRASSGDLSRLSSNADALSSTAFQDMRNEANKQEPLGDTPCYQTGVLRTNCIDCLDRTNVAQYAYGLAALGRQLHAMGLTDVPKIHPDSSIASALMEMYQSMGDALAHQYGGSAAHNTVFTERQGKWKATTQSREFLKSIKRYYSNAYTDGEKQDAINLFLGYFQPQEGKPALWELDTDYYLHVTTAGDDLMFDSYHLSSAPGNVFAGSGAALNPGTTLSPVPACVGTSGMAPDAAEIQLKSPNWLFGQRKHTATIPTTRLAPVENSNEGNKDDSSVSLCGELTWLSSSADSCEEDIFRRYLAFTTADVENGWYGGTLIYDQDEKSGAYKHYSELCQGPVMDPFEHDPEKERHYAEALSVDIDITNDAQVETEMQAALDDYQIIGSDLSIIPSCGTLAEDPSQLTRWIIGDEKLRVGTAQ, from the exons ATGGCGGCGGGGGCGGAGGCGGACGAcccgtcggcagcggcggcgacgcTGGAGAAGTTCCGCCTCTACGAGACCCGCGCC AGGTTCTACGTGATCGGGAGCTCGCGCGAGAAGCGGTGGTTCCGGGTGCTCAAGATCGACCGCTCCGAGCCGTCGGAGCTCAACGTCAGCGAGGACCTCGTCTGGTACTCGCTGCAGGAGGTTAAGAGCCTCCTCCAGCGCATCGACGAGGGCAACCGCTCCACCGGGGGGCTCACCTTCGTCACCAAGGCGTACGGCATCGCAG GCTGCATCAAGTTCCTGGAGTCATATTACCTGATTTTAGTTACCAAGCGCCGCCAAATTGGTTGCATTTGTGGACAAGCTATATATTGTATAGATGAGAGCCAGATGATAACCATCCCACACTCATCGGTGCAGACGGATATCGCAACCTCTAAGAATGAGCTGAG GTACAAGAAGCTTTTGGCTAGTGTTGATCTCACCAAGGATTTCTTCTATAGCTACACGTATTCCATCATGCAGAGCTTGCAACAGAATGTCACTTCTGCTGGGATGAAGGCAATGccttatgaaaatttatttgtcTGGAATACTTTCCTGACAGAGCCAATTCGATCAAGGTGCCACAATACCCTCTGGACAGTAGCTCTTGTCCATGGGCACTTCAAGCAG GTGAAGCTGTCAATTTTTGGCAGGGAGATAAACGTTGTCCTCATCTCTAGAAGATCCCGACACTTTGCTGGGACACG GTATTTAAAAAGAGGCGTGAATGACCATGGAAAAGTTGCTAATGATGTCGAAACCGAGCAGATAGTATTTGAAGAGGAAGCTGGTTCCTGTAAGGGAAGAATGAGTGCTGTAGTACAGATGCGAGGATCAATCCCTCTCTTTTGGTCACAAGAGGCTTCACGATTTAGTCCTAAGCCTGATATTTTTG TTCAGAGATACGATCCTACATATGAAGCAACCAAAATGCATTTTGATGACCTTGCCCAGCGATATGGACATCCTATCATAATACTCAATTTGATAAAG ACTGTTGAAAAAAGGCCACGCGAAATGATGCTCAGGCGTGAATATTTTAATGCGGTTGGATATCTTAATCAAAATGTCCCAGAAGAGAGGAAATTGAGATTCATTCACTGGGATTTTCATAAATTTGCTAAAAG CAAATCTGCAAATGTACTGGGTGTTTTAGGAGGTGTAGCTGGTGAAGCACTGGACCTTACTGGCTTTTACTACAGTGGAAAGccaaaagtccagaaaagaagGACAACTCAGCTTAGTCAAACTAGCACTGCAAG GGATGGTTCCCTTGAAATAAGAGCTAGTTCTGGAGATCTTTCAAGGCTCTCGAGTAATGCTGATGCACTTAGTTCTACAGCCTTTCAGGATATGAGGAATGAGGCTAACAAACAAGAGCCTCTTGGTGATACTCCTTGTTATCAAACTGGAGTTCTTCGTACAAATTGCATAGACTGCCTGGATCGCACAAATGTTGCACAGTATGCTTATGGCCTTGCTGCTTTGGGGAGGCAACTTCATGCAATGGGACTGACAGATGTTCCAAAAATCCACCCTGATAGCAGCATTGCTTCAGCTTTAATGGAAATGTACCAGAGCATGGGTGATGCACTTGCTCATCAGTATGGAGGATCTGCGGCACATAACACA GTTTTCACTGAGAGGCAAGGGAAGTGGAAGGCTACTACTCAGTCTCGGGAGTTCCTGAAATCAATTAAACGGTATTACAGTAATGCCTACACTGATGGTGAGAAACAAGATGCTATAAATCT ATTTCTGGGATATTTTCAACCTCAAGAAGGAAAACCAGCTCTTTGGGAGCTGGATACTGATTATTATCTTCATGTGACAACAGCTGGGGATGATCTTATGTTTGATAGCTACCATTTGAG TTCCGCACCTGGAAATGTGTTTGCGGGATCTGGAGCTGCATTGAACCCTGGAACCACATTGAGCCCTGTTCCAGCAT GTGTTGGAACTTCTGGAATGGCTCCAGATGCAGc TGAGATACAGCTTAAAAGCCCAAACTGGTTGTTTGGTCAAAGAAAACACACGGCGACAATTCCAACTACAAGACTTGCCCCGGTTGAAAATTCGAACGAGGGAAACAAAGATGACTCGAGTGTCTCTCTTTGTGGGGAACTGACTTGGCTATCCTCCTCAGCTGACTCATGCGAGGAGGACATTTTCAGAAG GTATCTTGCCTTCACAACAGCGGATGTAGAGAACGGCTGGTATGGTGGAACACTGATATATGACCAAGATGAAAAAAGTGGGGCTTACAAACATTATTCTGAACTTTGCCAG GGACCTGTCATGGATCCTTTCGAGCATGATCCGGAGAAAGAGCGGCATTATGCAGAGGCCCTTAGCGTGGATATTGACATTACAAATGATGCGCAGGTAGAGACAGAAATGCAAGCCGCACTGGATGACTACCAGATCATAGGGTCGGACCTCAGCATCATCCCTTCATGCGGAACACTTGCCGAGGATCCAAGCCAGCTGACGAGGTGGATCATTGGAGATGAGAAGCTGCGCGTTGGCACTGCACAGTAG